The following nucleotide sequence is from Alkalihalobacillus sp. LMS39.
TCTGTTCCTGTTTCAAATAAACGAATCGTTGGCTCATCTCGAATGACGAGTGCACTAATTGCACTTAACATTTCATTTGTTTCTTCGTTACTATTCATTGGTGACAACAATAATAAAATCGTGTGCATCGAAAAGTCATCGCCATCCATCGCTTTTACTTGAAGCGGTTCTTCCAAATGCCCTATTGAAAATGTTGGGGTTTTAACAAATTCACTTTTTGTATGATATAAAGCAAGTGATGTATTCGGGATACCAAGCCCCCCCATTTGTTCTCGTTTTAAGAGCTCCTTTACAACTTGTTCTTGACTGTTTATTGTCTGCTTTTTCTCCAATGGTTCACAAAGCATTTGTAAAGCCAACTCCACTGTCGATACCAATTCTAGCTTACGAACATTAAATTGAGCCAAAAGCGAATAAATGACAGTTGAATAGTTTTTTATTTTTTTAACATATTCGATAAAATCCCTATCCGTGGCCGTTTGCCCTGCCCTGTTTGTCCGTTGTTTTTTTCGCGGTTGAACTAACTGCCGATTTTTTAATAACCGTTTCACTTTCTCGATTTCTTCTTCAGCTAAAAGCGGGCTTACAACTAAATACTCATGTTGAAAATTTTTTAATGGAATCGTAGAAATCACGGCATCAAAGTCATGAACATCAACATTTTCAAGGTCAAACAATGACGCATTAACGGTTGTTATCCCTTGAATCGCTTGTTGTAGCTTTGTTGATAACATTTTTGAAGTACCAATTCCACTAGAGCACACAACAAGCGTCCGATAATTCATCTTGTCTTCTTTGTTTAAAATGGCAGATGCAAAATGCAACACAAGATAACCAATTTCTTCTTTTGGTACGTGCAACTCAGGAAAAACCTCGTTAACCCCTTTTTCTATAACGACAAACATATCATGATAGTCAGATTCTATTTTCGATAAAAGCGGGTTGGAGATGCCCATATTTTGTTTTATGCGATGTAATGCTGGTTTTAAATGGGCGACTAGGCCGTGAAACAATGATACATTGTCCTGTAAATCATAGTCTAACTCTTCACTGACAAATCGGATTAACTGTTGCGCTAATAACCCAACATGAAGACTCGAATCTTCCAACATATCATCATGCTCATTTCGAAGTTTCGCTCCCATTAAATGCATCGTTATATAGCCAAGCTCTCCTTCAGATATGTCAATGGCAAATAAAGATTCTAACCCAGCTACGATTTTTTCTGCAGCATGGTATTCTTTTGTTTTTTTGAGCGTTTGCAAATAGTCTTTATCAAATGTGATCTCTTCACCTTGCTGAATTCGTTCGATTGCCAAAGCGAGATGAACAACTAGCCCAATATAGGCACTGTCGGCTATCGAATACGGCAAATCACTTTTAATGGAATC
It contains:
- a CDS encoding BglG family transcription antiterminator; this encodes MMYIAARERKILELLLMKSEETTVKEISSELDVSPRTVHRDLKGVEDILTEHGLQLVKKSGIGIQVSGDKAGKEHLQQLLFTLSHQEYTPEERQTLILSSLLETKEPVKLMALANDLNVTIATISNDLNKIEDEVTPFGLSLVRKRGYGVEIQGPESAKRKAMSKLIITNIDEFEFITILKETIQKKASQTIDTVTDRLLGLVEKQKLLMIERQIDSIKSDLPYSIADSAYIGLVVHLALAIERIQQGEEITFDKDYLQTLKKTKEYHAAEKIVAGLESLFAIDISEGELGYITMHLMGAKLRNEHDDMLEDSSLHVGLLAQQLIRFVSEELDYDLQDNVSLFHGLVAHLKPALHRIKQNMGISNPLLSKIESDYHDMFVVIEKGVNEVFPELHVPKEEIGYLVLHFASAILNKEDKMNYRTLVVCSSGIGTSKMLSTKLQQAIQGITTVNASLFDLENVDVHDFDAVISTIPLKNFQHEYLVVSPLLAEEEIEKVKRLLKNRQLVQPRKKQRTNRAGQTATDRDFIEYVKKIKNYSTVIYSLLAQFNVRKLELVSTVELALQMLCEPLEKKQTINSQEQVVKELLKREQMGGLGIPNTSLALYHTKSEFVKTPTFSIGHLEEPLQVKAMDGDDFSMHTILLLLSPMNSNEETNEMLSAISALVIRDEPTIRLFETGTEQEVKTLLVEELSSFFKKKI